The Raphanus sativus cultivar WK10039 unplaced genomic scaffold, ASM80110v3 Scaffold2884, whole genome shotgun sequence genomic interval TTCTCAACTTGAACAGGTTCAACAGAAACGATTTAGTTGTCTtctcctctgttttcttctccttctcttcttcaaCTTCTGGACAAGGCAAGAAAGGATGAAACAACAACTCATGCGCGCTTCCTCTCCCTTCAGGTTCCCTCGAGAAACACGTTTGGATAAAGTCCTTTGCATCAGAAGGAAGCGTCTCAGGTATCTCTGGAGCTTGACCAGAGAGGAGACGAACAGCGATATCATCACAAGTCTAGAGACGTGCTGGCGATGCCGTCACAGACCGACTCTGGCGCCATGTAGATCGCAGTCCCAAGCCACGGGAAATTAATTTCCCAGCACAGAGGAACTTCTCCTATCTCTAACGAGTTACCGAAATCACAAATCTTGACATCGTACGAATCTTGTATCGAAGAAGAATAAGGGAACACCAGTATGTTGTCTGGTTTGATGTCGCAGTGAACATAGCCACCACCGTGAACCGAGACCAAACCTTCGAGAACCATCCGCGCGAAATCCTTGATCAACGGTTCAGGCAACTTCCTGTCGGCGTAGTTGTTCATGAAAGCGTTGAGACTACCTTCGGAAGCATATTCGAGTTGCAGTTTGTGGAGTTTCTACCCGAATCTGCTGAAGCTTTGTTGGAGAGAGTCTCTGTGACATGTAACGATCCTGGGACATCCCCTGAGTTGGAGAAGAACGTGTAACTCTCGTTGGAGACTGGCGTAGTCTTCTTGGTAAGAGTTCTTTACGGCTGAGAGGAAGGAAGAGTTGTCGTCGGGGT includes:
- the LOC108820301 gene encoding mitogen-activated protein kinase kinase kinase ANP1-like, whose translation is MQTNEEFVKLLGEGAYGFVNLVRYSNPDDNSSFLSAVKNSYQEDYASLQRELHVLLQLRGCPRIVTCSLNAFMNNYADRKLPEPLIKDFARMVLEGLVSVHGGGYVHCDIKPDNILVFPYSSSIQDSYDVKICDFGNSLEIGETCDDIAVRLLSGQAPEIPETLPSDAKDFIQTCFSREPEGRGSAHELLFHPFLPCPEVEEEKEKKTEEKTTKSFLLNLFKLRIRGTSSNKKLTTDDVDVSDKKPLKLRSWKTKTTQFKRTLNKVLRLKKSTNFSLVS